One window of Longimicrobium sp. genomic DNA carries:
- a CDS encoding metalloregulator ArsR/SmtB family transcription factor: MTEADRLSATFAALADPTRRAMLARLSRGEATVTELAEPFAMSMPAISKHLKVLERAGLIERGREAQWRPARLQPEPLREVNEWMEPYRRFWEQSFDRLEEYLRTLQSREPSDDHGSK; the protein is encoded by the coding sequence ATGACGGAAGCCGATCGCCTCAGCGCCACGTTCGCCGCCCTCGCCGATCCCACGCGGCGGGCGATGCTGGCGCGCCTGTCGAGGGGCGAGGCGACGGTCACGGAGCTGGCGGAGCCGTTCGCCATGAGCATGCCCGCCATCTCCAAGCACCTGAAGGTGTTGGAGCGAGCGGGGCTGATCGAGCGCGGCCGCGAGGCGCAGTGGCGGCCGGCGCGGCTGCAGCCGGAACCCCTGCGCGAGGTGAACGAATGGATGGAGCCGTACCGCCGGTTCTGGGAGCAGAGCTTCGACCGGCTGGAAGAGTATCTTCGCACCCTTC